In Arachis hypogaea cultivar Tifrunner chromosome 7, arahy.Tifrunner.gnm2.J5K5, whole genome shotgun sequence, the genomic window ACAAAGCTGAGAAAGAAACACTACTCACAAAAATTAGAACCTTGCAGAAGACGCACAAAAAGAAGAGGAGGCACGAACAATCAAGCGAAGGGGTGGTGTCTGAGGCTGGCAGGGGCGCAGGTTCTGAGACCGGCGGAGGCAAACACATGCAGGAGGCTGGGCGGTTGTTCGCAAGTGAAGGCTGGTAACTGGGAGTGCGATTGATGATGGTGGAGGTGGTCTGAGGTGCGAGATTGGAGGTTGGAGTGGTGGATGTCTGAGACCTGAGACAGGAGGCAGAGCACGAGCGGCCAAGCACGAGCGGCAACGCACAGACAGAAGCAGAGCACGCAGAAGAATCACGAAGCACGAGCGGCAACCACAGTCCGGAGGCAGAGCACGCAGGAGGAgggagaaggagatgaagaactGACCAGGAAACAGTGAAACCAAAAGAAAGTTCTGAAACAAGGTTTGGTTTTTGACAAGGTAACCTAAGTAGCTATAATACGAGGGACTGGGAGAAGGCACTCAAAAACTAATCCCCTGAAACTAAAAGAAGGcggttttgataaaaaaaaaaacaaattttggcGCAAAGTGAAATTTAATAAGTGGCATTGAAATAACTATgtataacaaattttttaaaattaaaattatatctaatttttaatatcaaattaaaaaagataaaattacaacaaaaatatattcaATAAGTTATAGAATAGAATATTGATATCTAAAagatagatattttaaaaaaaatatatctaataataattttaaaatatttaaattaaattatgttcttaaatttttgttatataataatctgaaaagataaatatttaataaaattaatatttgaaatttttgtttttttttatattactaGATAAGAtagatagtcaccaaaaaaaagataagatagataagATGAGATAACTGCCTCGAATTATATAAGTCAGAGATTCTTTAGTTACATTCTTTATTTCACACACATATACTTTATAAATCCATCTTAATTTGAGCACTGGAATATCCTTGCTAGGTACATATCCAATCTAACAACTGTTTTAGCTCACAAATTTCCAATTCATTTCACAATCCGTACCAAAGATTTTTAGATAAGTAATtttttctccaatttttttacattatttatataattttatattaatgtgCTAAAGAGttctcttgaaaaaaattatatagaggtaaatttttttaataactatcaTTATGTGATTTAATGTTCATTACTAtgattttttactattaaaaagtTGTAATGTGCTTTTCCTCTTTCAAGAAGTTGTAATGTGCTTTTCCTCTTTCAACGTGCTTGCTAAACATAtcctaagtgtgtgtttggatttacGTTGAGCAAACTGGAGTTTGAATGGAATTGATtttgtagaattgattttgggtAGAAGTGAGTTTGTGCCAACATAATTTATGTGTGgcaatttttactaaaattgattttgataaaataaatattgtttggataatattagttaaaatcacttctagataaataattaattaattactaaaaaaatataatattaaattatagtattattttttaagtatatttaatcttttttaatattttttatatagtatttttttatagtactctATTTTGGTATATTATAGttttttattgttataataaaaattaatatttgtttatgaaattaaaaataacatataaaaattgataacttttttagtatttttttatagtaaaaattaatatttatttattaaattaaaaataatatataaaataacatattttagtattcttttttagtactcttaataatcatatttttttttattattttaggttctaattttttacaagttatatttttattattatttataattaattttaattttaatttatcatttttaataggaacaataatacatattataaaaaattaaaatagtaaacaatgtacaaaaattagaataattgttttaatattctcagtatttatttaaaaaaaattatgaaaaaatcaataataactaGCAACAACCTAAATGTGTTTCACAAACACACTCTAAGTGTAGAAACTAGAAAGTTTTCAACTATAAATTATGttgacacaaacttacttttattcaaaattgattttattcAAATTCCAGTTTGACAAATTACAATTCAAACACACACTTAAACATTTAACGGCTCTTTCAAGCTCATTTAGTGAAGGCTATAATTGTATATATTATGCCTTCTTGTCACCGTAAAAAACTATTTATATttcatttaatataatattaagaatattattgAGATAACATTTtactgagaaaaaaaaaaaagaaaacattgtttatatctttatattttttctttttactatgtgatttttttccaaaaaataacATTTGCACATTGTTAATAGCAATAATTCTATACGTATATTTTATATATGtcattattttattgaaaatatttaataactatttttcatatttattttgtaaatgaTTATAAAAAGAGAATGTAATTGAGAgattatatgtataaattattttattgggataccaaaatttatcatttctactgtttaatttgaaaaatattagtcttttaatagataatatattttgcaagcttatttttattctaattttagtataaattttttgtcacatttttaattatatcaaatttatgaaaaataaataaatataattaagttttaaaaaaatacaacttTTTTTTAGTACTTGGTTTATGCACTACTTTACGGTTAGAAGAAAAAGACTGAAGAGAggctaaaattaatttttttatatgttaaaaatcaatttatttgCTGGATCGAAACACTACATTATAAATTAGTTTTGATAATATCATTGTCAATATTCTTtgttaagttttgatttttttatcaatttttaattaatttttcttattcataGTATAGAtagtttttttagaatttttttatgttcactgatgtatatttatcaaaatataatattataattttgtaacATGAAATTAATTATACTCATAGTTGATTAtctcataaaaatattatttaagtaatctaatttttaatatactttaTATGTAGATATGGAAATTCCAGAACAACGAAAGTGGATGTACAATAGAAATTTACCAAATCGAGGAGGATTACGACAGGAATTTGTCAATGGTGTTCGACATTTTATTGATACAGTTAAAAAACAACCTCAATTTGTACTCGAAGGTGGTGTACTTAGATGTCCTTGcaacaaacataaaaataagatttttttaactCCGGATGAGGTTTTACTAGATTTATATAAATATGGTTTCATGCCAAGATACTGGTGTTGGGATTCACATGGAGAGAGTCCTTTGCACTTGAATGTAGATCATGATAATCAAGAAGGTACATGTTCTTCTCCGCATGCTAATGTGCCAATAAGAAATTCGTATGAATCTATGGTGGTCGATGCTGCTGGACCAGAATTGATGAGTCAATTTGAAGAACACATGGAGGAGCCTCCGAATGCAGAAgctaaaaaattttatgatttattacaGTCTGCTCAGCGCCCATTATTTGAGGGATGTATGGATCATTCAGAATTATCAATGGCAGTTAAAATGTTGAGTATAAAAGCTAAAGGGAATGTATCTCAACAGATCTTTGATGATTTCGTgaaagctatgaaagaagtgatgCCGAAGGATAACTTACTTGTCTCCAGTTTTTATGAAGCAAAGAAGTTAGTATCAAAACTTGGCATGGAAAGCAATAAAATTGATTGTTGCATTAATGGTTGTATGCTGTATTACAAGGAGGATGATATACCAAGAAAGGAATGTAAATTTTGTCATTCTCCAAGGTACAAGATAGGTAAAAAGGGTAAATCAGTGCCTTTGAAACGAATGCACTATTTACCGCTTATACCTCGTTTAAGAAGACTTTATGCTTCAATGAACACAGCACCTCACATGCGATGCCATTTTGATCACGAGTTTAAAGGAGTTATTGAGCATCCATCGGATTCAAAAGCATGGAAGTATTTTGATAGAAAACATCCACAATTTTCTCAAGAACCACGCAATGTCAGACTAGGATTATGTGCTGATGGATTCACCCCTTTTGGTCAATCTGGTAAACAATATTCATGTTGGCCAATAATTGTCACTCCTTATAACCTGCCTCCTTCTATGTGCATGAAAACTCCTTACATGTTTTTATCCATGATTATCCCTGGTCCTCGTAATCCCAAAACTAGGATTGATGTATACCTGCAGCCCTTGATTGATGAGCTAAAACTACTATGGGAAGATGGCGTTTTAACTTATGATATTCATTCCAAGTCAAATTTTGTAATGCGAGCTGCATTGTTGTGGACTATTAATGATTTTCCTGCATATGGAATGTTATCTGGATGGATGATAGCAGGCAGGCTAGCATGCCCATACTGTATGGAACGAACAAAGGCATTCCAATTAAAAAATGGGGGAAAGCCATCATGGTTTGATTGCCACAGACAATTCTTGCCAGATAATCACATGTTTAGAAGAAACAAGGATGCATTCTATAAGAATAGAATTGAAAGATCAGAACCTCCGCCAAGATTGACTGGAGAGCAAATATGGGATATAGTTCAGAATTATGATAAGATAAGTGATGTTGAGCAACTTGAGATAGAAGGATATGGAAGTATGCATAATTGGaccaaaagaagcatattttggGATTTGCCTTATTGGCGTCATAATTTAATCCGTCATAACCTTGATGTAATGCATATTGAGAAGAATGTATTTGATAATATATTCAATACTGTCATGGACATTAAAGAGAAGACTAAAGATAATGCAAAGGCTAGAATGGATCTGTCATTATACTGCAAGCGAAAAAGTTTAGAACTGCCAGTACAAAGTGGAGGTAAAATTATAAAACCCAAAGCAAACTACACATTTACCCTCCAGCAAAAGAGGGCAATATGTGAATGGGTGAAAGAGTTAAGGATGCCTGATGGATATGTTTCAAATTTAGGGAGATGTGTTGACATGAAAGAGGGCAAGTTATATGGAATGAAAAGTCATGATTGTCATATATTTATGGAACGTTTACTCCCAATCGCTTTTAGTTCATTGCCAGAGCAGATATGGAAGCCAATAACAGAGTTAAGTCAATTTTTTCGAGATTTATGCTCAACATCGTTACGAGAAGATGTTCTCAATAAGCTTGAAGAAAATATTCCAATTGTGCTATGCAAATTAGAACGTATTTTTCCTCCTGGATTTTTTGACTCAATGGAACATCTACCTATTCATTTGCCATTCGAAGCATTGCTCGGTGGTCCTGTGCAATATAGATGGATGTATCCTTTTGAGAGGTACCTTAGTCACACCTCTATATTTATTCTCAAATTTCTTTTTACTGTTTTATGAAgccaattattttttatttgatttttgttatgaATTTTTTCATGATAGGTTTCTCCATCATCTTAAGAAAAaggtcaagaacaaagcacatgttGAAGGATCTATCGTTGAATCATACCTAATTGAGGAGATTTCTCACTTTTGTGAGTACTATTTTAACCAAACTAGCATCAACGCAAAGCAAAATGATGAAAGTGATGATTCAATTGAGCAAAATTTGTCTATTTTTAATTTGCCTGGTTGTTTGGCTGATGAATGCAAAACTCGTTATTTAGATGACAAAGAATTCAGTGCAGCCATGAATCATATACTAATAAACTGTGATGAAATTAAGCCATATATTGAGTGAGTATTTATCTTCCTATATATATTCttactattaataatattttctgatattaataattttaatttatttgaaatttatGTACTATAGGATCTTTGTGGACTTCATACGCCAAGATCATATTACTTTAAGTGATGAACAAGTTGATCAATTTATTGAAGCGGATTTTGCAGAATGGTTTAAAAATTATGTAAGTCAACATGATTTGATAATCTTATTGTACACACATTTTTTGGTAGATGACATATTATATTCTAACTTATTGGTTCTTATTTAATACAGGTTCATGATCCTTTAAATAATGTGACAGATTCGAATATTCATTCTTTGGCATGGGGTCCTTTGAGAATTGTTAAATGTTGGCCTATCTACAAAGTCAATGGCTTCAAGTTTCACACAAGATCTCACTCGAGTGGAAAGTCAACTCAGAATTATGGAATATGTGTCAAAGGCACAGGTTATGGTGAATATGAAAATGACTTCTATGGCCAGCTTGATGAAATTATTCAAGTTGAGTATACTGGGCTACCACTAAAAAGAGTTGTACTATTTAAATGTGAATGGTTTGATCCCACGATCGGCAAAGGAACAAAAGTAAACAAAGAGTATGGAATCATACAGATTCGAAAGAATCGACGATATGTTAAATATGATCCGTTTATCATTGCACATAAAGCAATTCAAGTATATTTTGCACCTCATCCAATGAGCAACACCAGAGAAAAAGCAGAATGGTGGTTTATATTCAAGACTAAAGCAAGAGgtgagattgagattgaaacaacgGAGGATTTTGCATATCAAGAAGATGACACAAATCAATCTAACAATCATATCTCAAATGATATTGACATTATTGTTGATTTACTGGATACTAATAGTACAagatatgaagaagaagaagaagaagaagaagataatgatgatgatgatgatgatgatgatgatgagctaCTTGGGGATGAGGACGAAGACATGGATGAGGATGAGAACGAGGACGAGAACGACGACGACGAGAACAATGAGGATGAAGATCAAAATGAATAGTATGAAAAAGTCCACTAAGAAatgtatttatttgtatttttttttaaatttttaatataccttaatgttatgaaaaagtatatgacttttttattttacgtgatttttttattgtattttattttgactattttttagaAGATTGGATATAATTTATTgagaaagtctaggggccagcacttttattaaaatttggccagcaatttaaccataataaaaaatgagtaattctccaccattagatgtaatctcacaccattaaaaacactactgatggctacaaatcacaaaatttgctggacccctagcactcctctaatttatttttaagatttttatatatgtaattcttttagatacactttatcttaaatttgttaaaaaattaaattttgaatgattataacgtaaataattaaaagaataaattaaaaaataatatgaggtaactaaaaaaaatcaaaattaaatataagatgGTATATAACAATTTGTATaagaaatttaatattaaatataataaaaataaaagaataaaaaaataagaaaatagagtatataaaaaaaaataagaagatagaGTCTCTCAAGTTTAactaaaaaaaagtcaaatataatatacaatgataggaaaaaaaactaataaaaatatagtcaaTTTAGTTCTAAAATTTTGGAATGAATAagtatatttgttaaattttttttatttagtactgAGTAGTACTACCTGAATTAAAAGAGTTATGATGAATAATAGATTAATTTactagtattttattttaatggTTGATCTATAatgattcaattaattattttaagattgtaatttatttcatatttgatattatataaaaataaattattaacttaatAAACAATTAAATAATCAAAAACATACATTtaatgaaaatataattttattttttaaaatattaaaaaatatatttaaaaaataaaccaaCTAAATTTCATGGTAGCCCCACCAGAAGTACCCATTTTGTTGGCGTCAGGCACAAAATGACTTCCCCACCAGAAGTTTCAATTGGCGTGCGCCCCTCCTGAGATGACGACTAAATTCATTTCGCGGGTGCTTTGCGAACAATGGCCTTGCGCATTTTTGTAAAGCTTTCTGCATGCGTATTATgggaattaatatattttatttatttatttatataaaaaaagccTGCATAAATAAGCGCTAACTATCTATTAatccaatttttaaaaatatgtataataataaataagatgtTAATTGGTATGATgattatttcatattttgatcAAGAGATTTTGGAATTGAAAGGTGCAAACAAAAACTGTACctttttataagttatatataattaaggttattttaggaaaagaaactttattttagaatagtaaaaatatttaggaCAAATCAtggactaatttaaaatataaataatatttttatactaaattttaaaagttttcaataaatatttgaaatctgTTTGAAAATTGATGAACTTTCAAACAAAATTTACAAATGATGCTATTTTCGTCCCAAATTTGTGGGAAAAATTTTGTCTACTTCCAAGGGTTAGTTATAGTAAAAGCATTTAAGactaattatagacaaatttgggatagaattaatatttttcaaaatgcgTCCCAAATCCGTCTAAAGTTATTGCGCATATTCAGATGGAATACGGACGAATTATAGTTTTTGTCCAAAATTTGTTGCTAATCTGTATGAAAATTTTGGCGCCatctaaaaaaaatttggcgccaaaatttgggacaaaatttagacaaatttagGATAGAATATATTATTCAAATGTCTCCATTAAAAATTGTTCAACATTTGTCTCAAATTTGTCCGAAATGAAAAAGTCATTCAGACGGATTAAAATTCGTTTGAAATTTTCGTCCGAAAAAACCTTATTTCTAGTAGTGGTTGATGGCGATGGAGAGGGGTGCCGACGACGAcactggagagagagagagagagagagagagagagagagagagagagagagagagagagagagagagagagagagagagagagagagagagagagagagagagagagagagagagagagagagagaaggagaaaaaggaggGATCGGCGGTGGGTTGACGGTGACGGAGAGGGGTGCTGACGGTGGTGGTCTTGGGCCGTGGCAACAGATGGTGGCGACGACGACAtttgaaggagagagagaggggggatggtggtgatggtttcagatgaggaggaagaaggtctgtgatttgaatttatttccctttaccgtcgaatttatcgtcgaaaaattctaacaataaccCATTGTAAGACACCAAACGCAGCGTTTCACTAATTAGAGTTACCGTCGTAACGATAAAGAACGtgtcaatttaatttatttttcttctaaatatCACTATCGAATTTACCGTCGAAAAGTAGAATCTGTTTGTAATTTATGTcgaaaaatgagaataaatagatataattgaaATGACAAAATTTCATTAGTTTCAATGATTTAAACTGAactgaattaaccgaaaaatatCTCTAAGTGAATGTCATGTATGTTAGCTatatcattaattaaaaaaagtctctttaataataataataataataataataataataataataataataataataatagggtgaTGAAGATATGAAGATTgggaaaaatattattaaagaaaTACTGATTTTACTATAGGAATAATTTAATTAAGATAAAGGTACAATCTACTATTTCTTGTCTTCTGCCTCTCCATTACAAACTGCTTCAAAAAGGGGGGAATAACcatatatagaattatagattgtTAAGAATAGCAATCTTCTAATTGTAATTGGTCCCTCATAGATGGCTTTGGCTACTTCTTGAAGAAATTGTATTATTGTGACCATTATATAAAGACAAAACCAATAAGGAGAGGGATACCACTTTTTTCAGCCCATAGCAATTTCCcccaaataattaatattattattcttagaAAACTCAGCTGCTGAATAGCCTGACATTGATGTTTCCTTGTTTTATATTCAAAAGTCAATTGGCCAGTTTGCCACAAAGACTAACACGTGTGCAAGTTATTGACAAATAATTAAAGGGCTGTGTTTAATCTTTTTTCTAAATGACAAATGCAACCtaatccttttgtttttattaatatttttcctCTCCTTCTATGTATGTTACCTTGCTTGTATTATTAAATTTGgactgatttattttatttgaatatttaggaattgaaaacaaaaatttaaacactaaaatccaaaaatctaaaaatataataGAGTAAATAAATAATGGCAACATATATAGTGTACTAGTGTatgaaacatttttttatttaaataataattttaaaaagataaaaaacagctaaaatttatcttatttaattagtattcattaattattgtaataattaatgaatgttaaataaattaagttatagttatttttagctgatttttttattatcaaatattttcgttatttaaataatatatcttaaagaaacattttttttaaattcataaatattatatatatgtgtgtatgtaATGTGAGATCTCCAAGTTTTGTTTATTgtcttctttttaattgtttcttataaaGAGCATTGACCTACTTTTCTCCCTAATTGCTTCCTTTCCTTTTAATTTAGCTctacttttccttttatttgtgTCTGTGTCTGAAACaaaaacctttctttttttttcccatcTCAATCCACTCCATAGATCAAGACAATCAACAAGCATGTTTGGATGTCCTGAGacaggtattattattattattattattattattattattattattattattattattattattattatgtatggTGAAATAAAATGGTATGTAATAAAGTTgtaaagtatattattattaagatgaggtttttgtgattttggaaaaagaaagaatagatgagaTAGCAAAGAAGGTGAAGAAAGAGGgagaattattattatcatcaagtTGTAGTGAAAGTGAAATAGAAAGAATGGGGAGGAAGCAAAGCTTAAACACAGTGACACCATGTGCTGCTTGCAAGCTTCTTAGAAGAAGGTGTGCTGAGGAGTGTCCCTTCTCTCCTTATTTCTCACCACATGAGCCTCAAAAGTTTGCTGCTGTTCATAAAGTCTTTGGTGCAAGCAATGTCTCCAAGATGCTCATGGTTAGTATCTTAATCATTATTATTCACAATTTATTCATATATACTCCCTCCTCTCTTCAACCACTTTCTTCCTTTTTAAGTTTAGGATTACACAACATTTAGAGCTATAATAACTAAacattttatatttctatttaataatttacatttttgggttaagtaattttgtaatattttatttgaattttcataacaaaataatttcttaGTGTTGggtttttgttgtttttattttactaaataaaaattaaaggatttaaagacacaaaataaaaataaaaaattatacataactcactataaaatacatattttactgtgggattttatatataaattcgaCAATAAATTATATTACCATCAGATCTAACGCAATAAAAATGATTTGACGAAAATATATTATCgtcaaatttatatatttatttttaaataagtttatCTCCACAAAGGAATGTACTGTATTAATATATCTGTTACATGCTactcataataataatactaaatcCAGTAATAACTAgctatatattttgttttatttttttattaattggttttaatatGTGTAGGAAGTAGGAGAGGGGCAAAGAGCAGATGCAGCAAACAGTTTGGTATATGAAGCAAACTTGAGATTAAGAGATCCGGTTTATGGATGCATGGGTGCAATTTCAGGTttgcagcaacaaattcaaacatTGCAAGCGGAAGTCAATGCTGTTAGGGCTGAGATTCTCAAATACAAATATAGAGAAGCTGCTGCCACTGCCACTGCCACTCTCATTTCCatgaatcatcatcatcatcttccatctaataataataataatcaagcaCCAAttataatcaataataataatgataataatgctgCAAACTCTTCATCACAACAACAAGGTATTTCTcaacctcctcctcttcctcctccgccTTTGCGCCCTGCGCCGCCAAATCCATCTTTACCTTCACCTTCTACTGTTGTGCTTTCTTCATCTTTGTCTTCGTCTTCGGCTTCTTCTGTTTACAACAACACTCCACCTAAAACCACATTGAGTCATGGATCCATTACTAGTGAAAGTGTTCCTTACTttgcttaattaattatttggtctaataattaattagtatgatgtccaatttttgtttcttttttttatttttaattaaaatattcattATTTTGTGTGGGGAAATTGAACAACCATGCTACTAATTCCAACTCTTGTATGTCTCTTAGCTTGAGTCATGGccttatattttaatttggtcTTCTCTCCTGTTTTGGTTGGTTGAGAGAGCTTCAATTATGGGGAAGGGAAATCCACATTCATTATTATTGTTCCCTAGTGATACTCTCAACTTGTAGTAGtattctttatatttattttcacaTGCGCATATATATTACGATGTTTTTAATGCTTAAAAAATAGTGATTCAATTACACCGGTTCTTTTAGACGATCATGCGCAAAAAATAGTGGTTCAATTACACTGATTCTTCTATATAATTATTGACgttgttaatataaaaaataattattttatttatcatgattAGATATAcatgtaaaactattttatattttatacattttcaattatgtaaaaataatgcattCGGAGTGTAGGCACAGTTAATTAGCATATAGATTACGTCCCGTATCTTTTTATCAATTTCATGCATGTATTGCAATATAATTTTCATGGCGTATACTATTTTCTTTCTCTTAATTAGAAGGTAGTATTAATCTTTTCAAGGAAATATAAAACTGATGAAGGGAAACTGTAATAATCTAGACTCTTCAATCTACATATTGAGAAGGAAACTGCATaatcataaattattaataaggggattttttattattttatccacagcatatatatatatatatatatatatatatatatatatatatatatatatatatatatatatatatattattccatAAAACTCAGGTCAACTTAATTCAATAGCTTTCGATTTTTATATCAATCTAATTAGGAACTTAATACTCTATCACCCAattttattcaataaataaataaattcatttattaatttttctttaattatctttttatcctttttcattttttccctcTCCTTAGTACATATTTTTTTCCCACAATTATTAGCCACCCACCACCACCGTCGCTGTTGGCTTCCATCATAGTTCTGAGTTCTATCGTAAGGGACTGAGCTAGATTCAATTTTAGGAAGGAACCAAA contains:
- the LOC112702696 gene encoding LOB domain-containing protein 15 isoform X2, producing the protein MFGCPETDEIAKKVKKEGELLLSSSCSESEIERMGRKQSLNTVTPCAACKLLRRRCAEECPFSPYFSPHEPQKFAAVHKVFGASNVSKMLMEVGEGQRADAANSLVYEANLRLRDPVYGCMGAISGLQQQIQTLQAEVNAVRAEILKYKYREAAATATATLISMNHHHHLPSNNNNNQAPIIINNNNDNNAANSSSQQQGISQPPPLPPPPLRPAPPNPSLPSPSTVVLSSSLSSSSASSVYNNTPPKTTLSHGSITSESVPYFA
- the LOC112702696 gene encoding LOB domain-containing protein 15 isoform X1; amino-acid sequence: MFGCPETERIDEIAKKVKKEGELLLSSSCSESEIERMGRKQSLNTVTPCAACKLLRRRCAEECPFSPYFSPHEPQKFAAVHKVFGASNVSKMLMEVGEGQRADAANSLVYEANLRLRDPVYGCMGAISGLQQQIQTLQAEVNAVRAEILKYKYREAAATATATLISMNHHHHLPSNNNNNQAPIIINNNNDNNAANSSSQQQGISQPPPLPPPPLRPAPPNPSLPSPSTVVLSSSLSSSSASSVYNNTPPKTTLSHGSITSESVPYFA
- the LOC112702696 gene encoding LOB domain-containing protein 15 isoform X3 yields the protein MGRKQSLNTVTPCAACKLLRRRCAEECPFSPYFSPHEPQKFAAVHKVFGASNVSKMLMEVGEGQRADAANSLVYEANLRLRDPVYGCMGAISGLQQQIQTLQAEVNAVRAEILKYKYREAAATATATLISMNHHHHLPSNNNNNQAPIIINNNNDNNAANSSSQQQGISQPPPLPPPPLRPAPPNPSLPSPSTVVLSSSLSSSSASSVYNNTPPKTTLSHGSITSESVPYFA